A segment of the Lycium barbarum isolate Lr01 chromosome 7, ASM1917538v2, whole genome shotgun sequence genome:
ttttttttttttcgatttgcACTTAAAGAGATAGGAAAACTAAAGCTCAGGATTAATATTGTTGACAAACAAACTTAATATAGCAACTTAGCAATGATATCAGACATGTAACTGAAATGAGAACACCTAAAGATTGACATGAATTAAACCAAAATATTCTAAAAGCATAGCATAAAAGAAGACATGGACCTTTGTATAGATGAATCTTTGTTTAAGTTACAGGAACTCGATGAAGCTATTGACCCGAATATTTCACCGGCGACATTGAGCGGAACCAGCGGCCAGAAACCCCAAGCAGGACTTCAAACAACAACCTCGACCTCGTTAACTCAGCCCAAAAAACGAGATACGAGACCCGAAATCATAGTGGATTCAAGGTACTCTGTTTTTCATAAACTTTGGATGTTTAAGGGAGATGAAGATGATGAGCTAATGGTGGAGCTCATATGGTGTTGGATGACGGCTGAAAGTTCAGGTGTTGGAAGAGAAGTATAGTGGGCTACTGCTATCAAAAGAGTAGGCAGTCCcccccgaaaaaaaaaaaaaaaaacaaagctgcTCTCTATATTTAACGATGCTcctcctgttttttttttttttttgattgaatATGATATAGGTCCCTTCGTGGTccccacccctaacaataatcCCCCAATTCACGTGTTCCTTTGTGCACAAAAACAAACCCTAAATCCGCGGGCCCCCTTTTTGTTATCCCCTTTTTATGAAAAAATGTTTCCACTAAAAACGTGACcccctttttcttatttttgtgaTAAGGTTTGTTACGGAGCTTTGTCATTATGTGATGAGGTGGTGTAATCCCATTtgctcatcattttttttttttaatgtaaaaataaaaaaaacaaaaaaaaaacaaatatatatatatatttaataactaATTCTAGATaactgaaaagaaagaaaaaaaaatcttaaaataaataactgtctaagcaaaattaaaacctacaaagcatatttttgtaattttctttctttaaaatacaaaacttatactctaaaaatagcaaatattttgttctttttgattttcgcaaataagcctactaaataaaaatagaataaaatcgacacgtcaagaattaaaattaaaagaaatatttaaacactataaggtgaaacacacggggagggtcaaaaatcacgtgtctacagCTGTCCCTGTTTGATTGGGAACACGAAGAGTTTTCAAACAAACAAGTAGACAAAGAGACTAGTTTAACCCTACCGTTGTTCTAAAATGAAGGGAAAGAAAGAAGATAATGCAACCGAGCCCTGGTTTTGGGCATCATACATATCccgggttataagggaatcaggtcacgtgTAGTTCAAGAGTAAGAAGGGAGATGAAACATATTGAGGTGAATAGTCGAGCGAGGTCCTGTCGAGGCACCGGTCCGCGGTCCTATTATTACATCAAATGAAAGATAAAAGTtaaaaagaaaatacaagtaCAAGACCCTATCTATGCAGCCTCTCTTGAATCTTGACTTGAACTTTCATGCTTGTTTCTAAACTTTAAAATTTAAAGTCATCCCTATTCTCCAGGCGGGACTCCTGCTACTTCTGATTGAACTTGAAAGCAACCCAAAGTACaccccattcttcaggcgggctcctgagcttgaaattgaaaagcagttgaatgttgaccctattattcaggcgggctcctgaacttgaaattgaaaggtggccctattctccaggcgggttcctgaacttgaaattgaaaggtgaccctattctccaggcgggttcctgatcatcccattcttcaggcgggtcctgacttgtttcccattcttcaggcgggtcctgacttgttcccactcttcaggcgggtcctgacttgcttcccattcttcaggcgggtcctggaAATTACCAAAAACAACGAACACGAACAAAATTTCCTGTCCCAGTTCATACCAGGAAATTGTTTGGTGAGTGTTAGCAAAATTATAAACtataaaataatttaattatgGAAGTAAAATCAAATGTactaactaggaagtgcgtcCCTTAACTATACCCCCTTTTCCCAGGAGGGTCTTGATGAACTAAcccccattttccaggagggtcctgacaactaaatcccattttccaggagagtcctgataactaaatcccattctTCAGGAGGGTCCTGAgttactaaatcccattttccaggagggtcctgacaactaaatcccattttccaggagggtcttgataactaaatcccattctccaggagggtcctgataactaaatccccttctccaggagggtcctgagttactaaatcccattttccaggagggtcctgacaactaaatcccattttccaggagggtcctgataactaaatcccattctccaggagggtcctgaattactaaatcccattttccaggagggtcctgataactaaatcccattctccaggagggtcctgaattactaaatcccattttccatgagggtcctgataactaaatcccattctccaggagggtcctgaattactaaatcccattttccaggagggtcctgataactaaatcccattctccaggagggtcctgataaacaaaattccattttccaggagggcCCTGATaacctaaatcccattttccatgAGGGTCCTGCTaacctaaatcccattttccaggagggtcctgagtTTTGTCCTCGTAATACTTGCGCCTTGCATTTTTCAGAATGTACCTGCAGGCAGCGAATAAAATTTTATGTCCctgtttcaaacaaagaaaaatttgtGAGTTTCAAAACTTTGTGGTTGGTTTATGGCTTGTCTGTGAAAGCAACTGCTTTTTGCACTCATCTTGTTTGGCTCTGCTTTTAGACAGTTATCGCATCCTGTTGACCCACGGCATTACTGACTCAAACATGGTTTCCAAAATGTCTCAGAAGTAACTTCAACACCAGACCATAGATCTCTTGTTTCATAATGTCCGTTAACTCAAACTTTATTGAACCTTGTATTTCCCTGAATCCAAAACTTATTAATGGTCGACAGCTGGTTGAGTATCTTACGCCGACTGAATTATGTTACCTTCATGTGCTAGCCAAGATGTTTTGCTTCGCAATTGGGAAAACTGGTAGCAAGTTTTGTGATCCTTTCTTACTTATCTCACAACAGAATGACTCGAAGAAAAAGCCTGAAATCCAAACGACGAAAGCAAAATAAAAGATAAAGATGAAAAGAGGTTAACAGAAGGATGTCCTCTTCGAGAAAGAAAAGAATGGGGAAAACTTATCTGAATGTTGTAGCCAGCTCCAATGATATGACATGCATTTTGGCTTAATCAGTCTGATTTGTCCATCCTAATTATTCATAAACTCTTACTAACCCTTTGACTTCGAAACCGAATGTATACACCCAACAACTGCGTCAAAATCAAGGCTTTCATACAATTAGTGGACCAACAAGTCTCACTCAtgttcaattctctcaactcccCATCGCTTTATGGTGCTCGTGAGGGTTTTCACcagtaagactctctcattttttatatatttttttcatcTCACCATCGCCTTATGGTGCccgtgagggttttcaccaataagactctcattttcaattctctcaactcacaATCGTCTTACGGTGCccgtgagggttttcaccaataagactctctcattttcatttttcttctatcTCCCTGATGCCACAAGTGATGCCACAAGTGATGCCAATGATGCAAATGCCTTATACTCATAGCTTGCTCAGCCTTGACATTCTTAATGATTGATCTGAAGGTCTTTTATTTGGTTGTAACGTGGCTTTTGGATAGGGTTGGAAATAAAGGATGGCATGGAGGCTCAAAGACAATACAAAAGTAATAAGGGATGAAACTTACAACGTTTGGAATCGACTCAAAAGAAAATAATAACTTCTGTCCCAGTTTCTTCGAAACGGGAAATTTTGGATTCTCTTTGGTTGGACCGAACCCCAAaatagggttgcctacgtatcttgtctagacaagaatcaggtcagacgtagttccgaattttattttatttttatttttatttttttattttgttgttgttgctgttttttttttttttttttataataatatttatGAAAAGCTTGATTCCAAACGAGGGTTGCGAAAGAAAAATAAACTATGGCTCAAAAGGGGTAGCAAGGGATGACATAATGTATAGGTAGCAGAATAGACTGCCTTCGTCATATCAACCCTTAAAAATATCAAGCACCCAACAAGTAAATCAAAGGTAGGGAGATGAAAATCATACATAATATCTTTTCACTGCATCTGCATTGATGGCAGTTTCAGACATTGTGCCTTCTATGTCTGTCAGATACAAAGCACCATTGGGCAAAACCTTCTTCACCACAAATGGCCCCTGCCAATTTGGGGCGAACTTGCCTTTGGCCTCTGCCTGATGTGGAAGAATCCGCTTTAACACTAATTGACCCACTTCAAAATGTCTGGGGCGCACCTTTTTGTTGTGTGCTCGTGCTATCCTCCTTTGATATAGTTGACCATGACATACCGATGTTAATCTCTTTTCGTCAATCAGATTCAATTGCTCTAAACGGGTTTTGACCCACTCATCGTCATCAATTCCGGCTTCCTCAGTGATTCGAAGGGACGGGATTTCAACTTCTGCAGGTATAACCGCTTCGGTCCCGTATACCAACAAATAAGGAGTTGCACCTACTGAAGTGCGAACAGTTGTGCGATAACCCAATAAAGCAAAAGGCAACTTTTCATGCCATTGTCTCGAACCTTGCACCATTTTGCGCAGTATCTTTTTAATGTTCTTATTAGCAGCTTCCACAGCCCCATTTGCCTTCGGACGATATGGAGTTGAATTCCGATGTGTAATCTTAAACTGCTGACATACCTCACGCATCAGATGACTGTTGAGATTCGCCGCATTATCTGTAATCATTGTCCTCGGGATCCCGAACCTGCAAATGATGTTGGAATGAACGAAATCCACCACGGCTTTTTTAGTCACCGACTTGAGAGTtactgcttccacccactttgtaaaGTAATCGATGGCCACCAAAATGAACCTATGCCCATTGGACGCTTTCGGCTCAATTGGTCCGATCACATCCATCccccaagctgcgaaaggccaTGGAGCAGACATGGTGTGCAATTCTGAAGGAGGAGAATGTATCAAGTCGCCATGTACCTGGCACTGATGACACCTACGAACGAAACGGATGGAATCCCGCTCCATGGTGAGCCAGTAATAGCCTGCTCGAAGAATTTTCTTTGCCAAAACATACCCGTTCATGTGCGGTCCACAAACTCCTGAATGTATCTCAGTCATGATAGTTGTAGCCTCTTTAGCATCTACACACCTCAAAAGTCCTAAATCTGGAgtctttttatacaaaattcctCCACTTAAGAAAAATCCGCTTGCCAATCGTCGAATAGCTCTCTTCTGGTCACTGGTAGCATGTGCTGGATATTTCGCCGACTCGGTATATTCTTTAATATCATGGAACCAAGGCTCACCGTCAAGTTCCTCTTCAACTGTATTGCAATAAGCATGTTGATTGTGAGTTTGTATATGTAAAGGGTCAATGTGAGCCTTGTCTGGGTGCTGGAGCATTGAAGACAaggtggccaaagcatcagcaaTCTCATTATGAATCCTAGGAATGTGCTTAAATTTTACTGTTATGAACCGTCTGCAAAGATCCTGCAAACACTGGTGATATGGTATAAGCTTCAAATCACGGGTTTCCCACTCTCCTTGAACTTGGTGGACTAGCAAGTCTGAATCCCCCAATACCAATAATTCTTGAATCCCCATGTCGATAGCTAACCTTAAACCCAAAATGCAAGCTTCATACtccgccatgttgttggtacaataAAATCGAAGCTGGGCTGTTACAGGGTAATGTTGTCCTGATTCTGAGATAAGAACGGCCCCTACCCCAACTCCTTTCCTGTTAGCAGCCCCATCAAAAAACAACTTCCAACCCGGATCGTTATCCGGAATGACCTCCTCGAGGCATGACACTTCTTCATCAGGAAAGTACGTTTTCAATGGCTCATATTCTTCATCCACTGGGTTCTCCGCCAGATGGTCTGCCAAGGCTTGGGCTTTCATCGCGGTCCGAGTCACATACGAAATATCAAACTCCGTGAGTAATATCTGCCATTTTGCAAGCCTGCCCGTGGGCATGGGTTTCTGAAATATATACTTCAAAGGGTCCAAGCGGGAGATAAGATAAGTAGTGTAGGACGAAAGATAATGTTTCAAtttttgtgcaacccaagtcaaagcgCAACACGTCCTTTCTAGATGAGTGTACTTAGCCTCATAAGTAGTAAACTTCTTGCTGAGATAATAGATTGCATGTTCCTTCTTGCCTGTAACATCATGTTGACCCAATACGCAACCAAAGGAATTGTCCAGGACTGATAGGTACAATATTAAAGGTCTCCCAGGCTCGGAAGGAACCAATACAGGTGGATTCGACAGATACCTCTTGATTTTGTCAAACGCTTCTTGGCATTCGTCAGTCCATTCAATCGCAGCATTCTTCTTTAACAACTTAAAAATGGGCTCACAAGTTGTTGTGAGTTGAGCAATAAATCGACTAATGTAATTCAACCTCCCAAGTAGGCTCATTACCTCGGTTTTGTTCTTTGGCGGTGGTAACTCCTGAATAGCTTTGATCTTTGCAGGATCCAATTCAATACCACGCCGACTGACTACAAACCCCAAAAGTTTCCCTGACGGaactccaaatatacatttcGCTGGATTGAGCTTAAGATTGTACCTGCGAAGCCTTTCGAAAAATTTCACCAAATCCTTGACATGGTCAGACTGCTTTCTTGATTTAATGATCACATCATCCACATATACTTCAATTTCTTTATGCATCATATCGTGAAATATGGTGGTCATCGCTCTCATATATGTTGCCCCAGCATTCTTCAACCCAAACGGCATGACTCGATAACAATATGTACCCCATTCTGTGATGAAGGATGTCTTCTCTGCATCATCATCATCCATAACGATCTGGTGATACCCTACGTAGCAATCTACAAAAGACGCAATCTCATGCTTAGCACAGTTGTCTAACAAAATATGGATATTGGGCAATGGAAAGTCATCCTTCGGGCTTGCTTTGTTTAGATCACGATAATCCACACACACACGCGTTTTGCCATCCTTCTTCGGAACGGGGACAACATTGGATAACCAAGTAGGGTATCGAGCGACTCGGATGACTTTGGACTCAAGTTGTTTTTCGATTTCTTCTTTAACCTTCACACTCATGTCTGATTTTAGTTTCCTTAATTTCTGCTTCACAGGAGGGAATGTGGGGTCAGTTGGCAATTTGTGAACCACCAATTTAGTACTTAAAcccggcatatcatcataagaccatgcAAAAACATCCTTATATTTAAACAAAGcctggattaattctttcttggaaTGTGGTTGAACATGCACACTTAGCTTAGTTTCCCTGACATTATCTTGATCTCCTAGATTGATTGCTTCGGTTTCATTCAAATTAGGGTTCGTTTTATCTTCAAAGTGTTTCAAATCCCTGCTTATTTCCTgaaatacttcttcttcatcatatTCAACTTCTTGGTTCATTGTTTCATGGTTAGGTCGGATTTTAAGATCTGGCTGAGAATTCCGCATGCATGTCATATCATTAGAACCAGCACAAACAGAACTGTacaaaagaaaataaacaaaCATATTAGAATTTACGGAAAAAACAAATTGCATTTCATTGAAAGGAAGGATAGAAGGGTTTCAACATTAAAACAAGCGAAAGATAAAAATCCGAATTACAACCCTGGAATAACTCGGATAAAGGaaaggaaaacaaaacaaactacCAAAACTCCTTCCTGGTTGGGAGAGGAGTGACTTCCCAATTGCTGAGTTGGACATCATGGCCAATGAACTGCACATCCGCGTTACTGGGACCCCCTCCCATTTCAACCATATCAGCTTCAACAAACAAGTTCTGGAAACACCCAATCAACGCAAAATCCACATCCAGTACTGGCTGGGAAAAACTGCTGGTATTCTTGACGAAGGACTTGTAGATTGGTGGCACAGGCTTAGTAAGTGACCATGCTTCTTTTTTTCGCTTTTTAACCCTCTTTCTATCTTCAGCCGTTGGTTTGAACCCCAGACCAAATGGACCTGGACTCTCACGTGGACACACCGGATAAACCAT
Coding sequences within it:
- the LOC132604087 gene encoding uncharacterized protein LOC132604087; amino-acid sequence: MTEGTSLPMINMGDETERVAQQESAIAEENRILRQQMIEMLQGWSNGQQPPQSTPGFPDITSVAQECSQAPLSTAEDPVYPPGFGHYTNLPNTAETSVGRPPRVPIRTDHSGIATTGPAYTYPLSNPNHVANVRPVYTIPPPAVMQRSNLVPPSDIRQEQHFAPDFAFGAPDPYHQTLHFSPLIDSEGPAKNAVTHLGHEYRGPAKNAVTHLGAEYGVATKNVEHDEMVRKMKSLEQAMKNLHGSGSYKSVSYSDLCMFPSVHLPPGFKTPKFDKYDGHGDPIAHLRRYCNQLRGAGGNQELLMAYFGESLTGLASEWFIDQDIVKWHTWDDMANEFVQQFQYNIDLVPDKKSLTNLKKKVTESFREFAVRWREQAARVKPPMREGEMVETFLQAQDETYYQHMIPALGKPFIEAIKMGEIIEEGIKTGRIVGFAALKATTQAIQNGSGSFGGKKKKEDVATVAPGLRRNPRGPPRQYTQPQPQPQPQNYTQDPYNYPQHYFPPQNPQYSIPPHQYPIYSTQPYVQPPCYPQWRAPTPQVRPPPPQTYQGPPRSNFWPRPEYKRANTVKDNFTPIGESYADLFQKLRALNVLSPIEGRIPNPPPKNLDYSQRCAYCSDTPGHNIEKCWYLKKAIQDLIDTQQIVVQNADIPNINQNPLPNHKETNMLELIYGSDGSDVPYKPIMKIEAGVEKSVNVADSAKTAPLGLNEVTKRPIQSDAMKPLLIVKGAPEKVGESQGKPKLIVPGVSSRPILTVKGAFTTPIIIKPVTQLSIVDAKAVPWNYNQTMVTYQGKEIIKEVDEVGGLTRSGRCFAPEELRKTKQVREGQIPVKKPVTEEEAEEFLKKMKLPDYSIVEQLRKTPAQISLLSLLIHSDEHRKALLKILNEAHVPTEITVNQLEKIAGRIFEVNKITFSDDELPVEGTGHNRSLHITVKCELSYVTRVLIDGGSGANICPLSTLQKLNVSTERIRPNNVCVRAFDGAKTDAIGEIDLVLTIGPGDFTIDFQVLNINASYNMLLGRPWVHMAGAIPSTLHQMIKFEYDRQEVIVHGEGDLSIYKDSTVPFIEVDNADETLVYQASDIVVAEQIPEGKPILRPQLPPTSVMVVNEMLKYGFEPGKGLGASLQGMVYPVCPRESPGPFGLGFKPTAEDRKRVKKRKKEAWSLTKPVPPIYKSFVKNTSSFSQPVLDVDFALIGCFQNLFVEADMVEMGGGPSNADVQFIGHDVQLSNWEVTPLPTRKEFCSVCAGSNDMTCMRNSQPDLKIRPNHETMNQEVEYDEEEVFQEIKLIQALFKYKDVFAWSYDDMPGLSTKLVVHKLPTDPTFPPVKQKLRKLKSDMSVKVKEEIEKQLESKVIRVARYPTWLSNVVPVPKKDGKTRVCVDYRDLNKASPKDDFPLPNIHILLDNCAKHEIASFVDCYVGYHQIVMDDDDAEKTSFITEWGTYCYRVMPFGLKNAGATYMRAMTTIFHDMMHKEIEVYVDDVIIKSRKQSDHVKDLVKFFERLRRYNLKLNPAKCIFGVPSGKLLGFVVSRRGIELDPAKIKAIQELPPPKNKTEVMSLLGRLNYISRFIAQLTTTCEPIFKLLKKNAAIEWTDECQEAFDKIKRYLSNPPVLVPSEPGRPLILYLSVLDNSFGCVLGQHDVTGKKEHAIYYLSKKFTTYEAKYTHLERTCCALTWVAQKLKHYLSSYTTYLISRLDPLKYIFQKPMPTGRLAKWQILLTEFDISYVTRTAMKAQALADHLAENPVDEEYEPLKTYFPDEEVSCLEEVIPDNDPGWKLFFDGAANRKGVGVGAVLISESGQHYPVTAQLRFYCTNNMAEYEACILGLRLAIDMGIQELLVLGDSDLLVHQVQGEWETRDLKLIPYHQCLQDLCRRFITVKFKHIPRIHNEIADALATLSSMLQHPDKAHIDPLHIQTHNQHAYCNTVEEELDGEPWFHDIKEYTESAKYPAHATSDQKRAIRRLASGFFLSGGILYKKTPDLGLLRCVDAKEATTIMTEIHSGVCGPHMNGYVLAKKILRAGYYWLTMERDSIRFVRRCHQCQVHGDLIHSPPSELHTMSAPWPFAAWGMDVIGPIEPKASNGHRFILVAIDYFTKWVEAVTLKSVTKKAVVDFVHSNIICRFGIPRTMITDNAANLNSHLMREVCQQFKITHRNSTPYRPKANGAVEAANKNIKKILRKMVQGSRQWHEKLPFALLGYRTTVRTSVGATPYLLVYGTEAVIPAEVEIPSLRITEEAGIDDDEWVKTRLEQLNLIDEKRLTSVCHGQLYQRRIARAHNKKVRPRHFEVGQLVLKRILPHQAEAKGKFAPNWQGPFVVKKVLPNGALYLTDIEGTMSETAINADAVKRYYV